In Lysinibacillus sp. FSL M8-0337, the following proteins share a genomic window:
- a CDS encoding DUF3888 domain-containing protein, translating to MKKGLFTLVISITFILFSLPKTGFGINEPSQDSNELRMQDMLMIMLTPYIEKDLTSYYYPEIFKDVTPHVTPWKIEVIETKRVNGFRGFIVQITFEIEPTVDQYIPLGKDRMTYEISFGPEIKLIDHTHLKTYKYPTE from the coding sequence ATGAAAAAGGGTTTATTTACTTTAGTAATATCAATTACTTTTATTTTGTTTTCCCTTCCAAAGACAGGATTTGGAATAAATGAACCCTCTCAAGACTCTAACGAACTTAGGATGCAGGATATGCTCATGATCATGCTTACTCCTTATATTGAAAAAGACTTAACTAGCTATTATTATCCGGAGATTTTCAAGGATGTTACACCACATGTTACTCCATGGAAAATTGAAGTTATTGAAACTAAAAGAGTAAACGGTTTTCGTGGCTTTATAGTGCAGATTACATTTGAAATTGAACCTACAGTTGATCAGTATATCCCACTGGGGAAGGACCGAATGACCTATGAAATATCTTTTGGACCCGAGATTAAATTGATAGATCACACCCACTTAAAGACTTATAAATATCCAACAGAATAG